The Cylindrospermopsis curvispora GIHE-G1 genome contains a region encoding:
- a CDS encoding peroxiredoxin, which translates to MALSVGTTAPAFTTKDTNGNTVSLSDFAGKTVVLYFYPKDDTPGCTKQACSFRDAQSDYQGKDIVVLGVSADDVTSHQAFTTKYKLNFPLLADTDKSLIKAYDVDGGGYAKRVTYIIDPNGKIAHVDTTVNTSTHASDVLAAIAL; encoded by the coding sequence ATGGCATTATCAGTTGGTACAACAGCACCTGCATTTACCACCAAGGATACAAACGGCAACACAGTGTCACTATCTGATTTTGCCGGTAAAACTGTAGTTCTATATTTTTATCCCAAAGATGACACTCCTGGATGCACCAAACAAGCTTGCAGTTTTCGGGATGCCCAAAGTGACTACCAAGGGAAAGATATAGTAGTTTTAGGAGTAAGTGCTGATGATGTGACTTCCCATCAAGCATTCACCACAAAATATAAGCTCAATTTTCCCCTGTTAGCTGATACTGATAAATCTTTAATAAAAGCTTACGATGTGGATGGCGGCGGTTATGCTAAACGTGTTACTTATATCATAGATCCAAATGGCAAGATTGCTCATGTTGACACCACAGTTAACACTTCCACCCATGCTAGCGATGTTCTAGCAGCTATTGCCCTATAA
- a CDS encoding tetratricopeptide repeat protein, with protein sequence MMKTNLTCCLPVLLLLPTLVLSSSPQSLAKTTPGRESSCELQREGEFYSPEQLKTIAQRITVRVMGDNTGGSGTLIAQEGGSYLVLTSGDVISGITPAALRIQTHDGRVHQGRALYNYKLADQQQLDKINLVILEFTPNRKYCLTKQILNTAIKQDTAVMASGYSVNSSKIIFSPGTIKQIVSQPTFVQGYEIGYDSATQQGMSGGPIINSTGDLIGIHGKSAFPILNNGYVYADGKKPLVSEIKEFRKLSWGIPVGSILAQLKPEILARYGLPVPRRNRSVPEMPILPEWLSNIESKVREFTVRIDGDGNNGSGVIIAREGNTYTVLTSAHVLCKIPHKTSNNHCVTKNHTLVTASGQKYPLDNSGIKLVQGVDIATVKFNSGENYPVATLANYAVENHQYVFTVGEPKLGQTPRLTVGQIFSKENGLLALKSAGQELKDIDYTTIEDANLGKEYELVYTSVSQRGMSGGPVVDSQGRVICIHGKAEGQVVMEETTEDGGVDDRVQLGYNLGIPISTFLRIAPQLNTRPERVENTPAPQLKSWEIESIRKTIVLVNASMGKASAIEWIERGNQLWLLGRYQEAVTAFENAIERKPAFIHLAYYGKGLSLESNGNDTEATGAFEQAVKAKFDFSVAWNRLAALNIKFGRLSMALAAINQAIKLQSMDTSLYSQKFYILLSLTMYQEAIQVMDQAILLNPHHGFYINRGAARRELGDYKGAIDDYTQAIEISPELASVYYERGGARRELGDYKGAIDDYTQAIKIEPESAFLAYYERGGARRELGDYKGAIDDYTQAIEISPEFASAYYDRGGVRRKLRDYKGAIDDYTQTIKIEPESAFLAYYERGGARRELGDYKGAIDDYTQAIEISPEFASAYYERGFARRELGDENGAGFDFQRASDLQVSRPRILPKD encoded by the coding sequence ATGATGAAAACAAACTTGACATGTTGTTTACCGGTACTATTGTTGTTGCCGACATTAGTGTTAAGCAGTTCCCCCCAGTCCCTTGCCAAAACTACTCCTGGACGGGAATCTTCTTGTGAATTGCAACGGGAAGGGGAATTTTACTCTCCAGAACAATTAAAAACCATAGCTCAAAGAATTACAGTCAGAGTTATGGGAGACAACACTGGTGGTTCAGGAACTCTAATTGCCCAGGAAGGTGGCTCCTATTTGGTGCTGACAAGTGGTGATGTCATTAGTGGTATTACACCTGCTGCGCTTCGTATTCAAACTCACGATGGCAGGGTCCACCAAGGGCGTGCGCTATACAATTATAAGCTTGCTGATCAGCAACAACTGGATAAGATAAACTTGGTTATTCTAGAATTTACACCTAATAGGAAATACTGCTTAACAAAACAAATTCTGAATACGGCAATTAAGCAAGACACGGCGGTAATGGCATCGGGATACTCTGTCAACAGTAGTAAAATAATCTTCTCTCCAGGAACAATTAAACAAATTGTTTCTCAACCGACATTTGTTCAAGGATATGAAATAGGGTATGACAGCGCTACACAACAGGGTATGAGTGGGGGTCCAATCATCAACTCAACGGGAGATCTGATAGGAATCCATGGTAAGTCTGCTTTTCCTATATTAAATAATGGTTATGTGTATGCAGATGGGAAAAAACCCCTAGTGTCGGAAATTAAAGAATTTAGGAAACTCAGTTGGGGTATACCTGTTGGCTCAATATTGGCTCAGCTGAAACCGGAAATTCTCGCAAGATATGGACTACCCGTACCCAGGAGAAATAGATCAGTACCAGAAATGCCAATATTACCAGAATGGCTAAGTAATATTGAAAGTAAAGTTAGGGAGTTTACAGTCAGAATTGATGGTGATGGCAATAATGGGTCAGGAGTGATAATTGCCCGGGAGGGAAATACTTACACTGTTCTAACCAGCGCTCACGTGCTTTGCAAAATACCTCACAAGACTAGCAATAACCATTGCGTAACTAAAAATCATACATTAGTTACTGCCAGTGGACAGAAATATCCCTTAGACAATAGCGGTATAAAATTGGTACAAGGGGTAGATATAGCTACAGTAAAATTTAATAGTGGGGAAAACTATCCAGTCGCAACGCTAGCAAATTATGCTGTAGAAAATCACCAATATGTATTCACAGTTGGAGAGCCAAAACTGGGACAAACACCCCGGTTGACAGTTGGACAAATTTTTAGTAAGGAAAACGGATTATTAGCACTAAAAAGTGCTGGGCAGGAATTAAAGGATATTGACTATACAACAATAGAAGATGCCAATTTAGGAAAAGAGTACGAACTAGTATATACAAGTGTTAGTCAGAGAGGCATGAGTGGGGGACCAGTGGTGGATAGCCAGGGCAGGGTCATTTGTATTCATGGGAAAGCGGAAGGACAAGTTGTGATGGAGGAGACAACAGAGGATGGAGGTGTAGATGATAGGGTACAATTGGGTTATAATTTGGGCATTCCCATTAGTACCTTTTTAAGGATTGCGCCCCAATTGAATACCCGACCAGAGCGGGTGGAAAATACGCCAGCACCACAGTTAAAATCATGGGAAATAGAGTCTATTCGAAAAACAATAGTATTAGTTAATGCTTCCATGGGAAAGGCTAGTGCTATTGAGTGGATAGAAAGGGGAAATCAATTGTGGCTATTAGGTCGCTATCAAGAGGCGGTAACAGCCTTTGAAAACGCAATTGAACGGAAGCCAGCATTTATTCATTTGGCCTATTATGGCAAGGGTTTGTCTCTGGAGTCTAATGGTAACGATACTGAAGCAACAGGAGCATTTGAACAAGCTGTCAAAGCTAAATTTGATTTTTCTGTAGCATGGAATAGGTTAGCTGCACTCAACATAAAATTTGGAAGACTCAGCATGGCCCTAGCAGCTATTAATCAAGCCATTAAACTGCAATCAATGGACACTAGTTTATATAGTCAAAAGTTTTATATCCTGCTTAGTCTAACAATGTATCAAGAAGCAATACAAGTAATGGATCAAGCTATATTGCTCAACCCCCATCATGGTTTTTATATTAATCGGGGAGCTGCTCGCCGCGAATTGGGAGATTACAAAGGAGCAATAGATGATTACACTCAAGCTATCGAGATTTCCCCTGAACTTGCTTCAGTCTACTATGAGCGGGGAGGTGCTCGCCGTGAATTGGGAGATTACAAAGGAGCAATAGATGATTACACTCAAGCTATTAAGATTGAGCCTGAGTCTGCTTTTTTAGCTTACTATGAGCGGGGAGGTGCTCGCCGTGAATTGGGAGATTACAAAGGAGCAATAGATGATTACACTCAAGCTATTGAGATTTCTCCTGAATTCGCCTCAGCATACTACGATCGGGGAGGTGTTCGCCGTAAATTGAGAGATTACAAAGGAGCAATAGATGATTACACTCAAACTATTAAGATTGAGCCTGAGTCTGCTTTTTTAGCTTACTATGAGCGGGGAGGTGCTCGCCGTGAATTGGGAGATTACAAAGGAGCAATAGATGATTACACTCAAGCTATTGAGATCTCCCCTGAATTTGCCTCAGCATACTATGAGCGAGGATTTGCTCGCCGTGAATTGGGAGATGAAAATGGAGCTGGTTTTGACTTTCAAAGGGCCTCGGATTTACAAGTTTCACGTCCCAGAATCCTTCCTAAAGATTGA
- a CDS encoding tetratricopeptide repeat-containing S1 family peptidase, producing the protein MNLTSCLPILFLVPTLVLSSSPQSLAKTTPKQESSCELEREGEFYSPEQLKTIAQRITVRVIADNSGGSGTLIAQEGNSYLVLTSNDVISGTTPSALRIQTHDGRIHQGRMLYNYKNAEQQQLDKINLVILEFTSNRKYCLTKQIVNTEIRQDTAVLASGYSVNSSKIIFSPGTIKQIVSQPTFAQGYEIGYDSTIQQGMGGGPIINSTGDLIGIHGKSAFPILNNGYVYADGKTPPLSEIEEFRKLSWGIPVSSILAQLKPEVLSRYGLPIPRRNRSVPEIPILPEWLGNIESKVRQFTVRIDGGGNNGSGVIIAREGNTYTVLTSAHVVCKIPQKISRSKEDKNKCVEENYTVIAASGREYPLDNGSIKLGKGVDLATVKFNSEENYPVATLADYPVANHQYIFTVGYPKLGRTPSWRFTIGQIFSREKGLLALTSTGQNLKSIDYTIQDANLGKEYELVYTSITLGGMSGGAVVDSQGRVIGIHGKAEGQVVMEETTEDGGVSIGNRVQLGYSLGIPISTFLRIAPELNTRVDRVENTPAPQLKSWEVESIRKAILSVNVSRGNASAIEWVERGNQLWLLGRYQEAATAFENAIERRPAFIHLAYYGKALSLWWNGNDTEAVEVFKQVVQAKPDFVPGWYFLSLANQKLGNLDQALLDVGQAIFHQNSVKSQTISPNLYGLKGNLLSNLKRYKEAIQAIDQAILVDPRAIFYVIRGDIHNNLGDKREAMDDYTQALDLNPNVAYTYTARGSVRKELGDSKGAIDDYTQALRLNSDGVVIWDIRNGK; encoded by the coding sequence ATGAACTTGACATCTTGTTTACCGATATTATTTTTGGTGCCCACACTAGTGTTGAGTAGTTCCCCGCAGTCCCTTGCCAAAACTACTCCTAAACAGGAATCTTCTTGTGAATTAGAACGGGAAGGCGAATTTTACTCTCCAGAACAATTAAAAACTATAGCTCAAAGAATTACGGTCAGAGTTATAGCAGACAACAGTGGTGGTTCAGGAACGCTCATTGCTCAGGAGGGTAACTCCTACTTGGTGCTGACAAGTAATGATGTCATTAGTGGTACTACACCTAGTGCACTTCGTATTCAAACTCACGATGGTAGGATCCACCAAGGGCGTATGTTATACAATTATAAGAACGCTGAACAGCAGCAACTAGATAAAATAAACTTAGTTATTCTAGAATTCACATCCAATAGGAAATACTGCTTAACAAAACAAATTGTGAATACGGAAATTAGACAAGACACAGCGGTACTGGCATCGGGATATTCTGTCAACAGTAGTAAGATAATCTTCTCCCCAGGAACAATTAAACAAATTGTTTCTCAACCGACATTTGCCCAAGGATATGAAATAGGGTATGACAGCACTATACAACAGGGGATGGGCGGGGGTCCAATCATCAACTCAACGGGAGACCTAATAGGAATCCATGGTAAGTCTGCTTTTCCCATATTAAATAATGGTTATGTGTATGCAGACGGAAAAACCCCCCCACTGTCAGAAATTGAAGAATTTAGGAAACTCAGTTGGGGTATACCTGTTAGCTCAATATTGGCTCAGCTCAAACCGGAAGTTCTTTCAAGATATGGACTACCCATACCACGTAGAAATAGATCAGTACCAGAGATACCAATATTACCAGAATGGCTGGGGAATATTGAAAGTAAGGTTAGGCAGTTTACAGTTAGAATTGATGGTGGTGGTAATAATGGATCAGGAGTAATAATTGCCCGAGAGGGAAATACTTACACTGTTCTAACCAGTGCTCACGTGGTTTGCAAAATACCCCAAAAGATTAGTCGTAGCAAGGAGGACAAGAATAAATGTGTAGAAGAAAATTATACAGTTATTGCTGCTAGTGGACGGGAATATCCCTTGGACAATGGCAGTATAAAATTAGGGAAAGGGGTAGATTTAGCCACAGTAAAATTTAATAGTGAGGAAAACTATCCAGTCGCAACATTAGCAGATTATCCTGTGGCAAATCACCAATACATATTCACGGTTGGATATCCAAAACTGGGACGAACACCCTCTTGGCGATTTACAATTGGACAAATTTTCAGCAGGGAGAAGGGATTATTAGCACTAACAAGTACTGGTCAAAACTTAAAAAGTATTGACTATACAATACAAGACGCTAATTTAGGTAAAGAATACGAACTTGTTTATACAAGTATTACTCTAGGGGGAATGAGTGGGGGAGCAGTGGTAGATAGCCAGGGTAGAGTGATTGGTATTCACGGGAAAGCGGAGGGACAAGTTGTGATGGAGGAGACAACAGAGGATGGAGGTGTTAGTATAGGCAACAGGGTGCAATTAGGTTATAGCCTGGGTATTCCCATTAGCACTTTTTTAAGGATTGCACCCGAATTGAATACCCGAGTAGACCGGGTAGAAAATACGCCAGCACCACAATTAAAATCATGGGAGGTAGAGTCTATTAGGAAGGCAATACTATCAGTAAATGTCTCTAGGGGAAATGCTAGTGCTATTGAGTGGGTAGAAAGGGGGAATCAATTGTGGCTATTAGGTCGCTATCAAGAAGCGGCAACAGCTTTTGAAAACGCAATTGAACGGAGGCCAGCCTTTATTCATTTAGCCTATTATGGTAAAGCATTGTCCCTATGGTGGAATGGTAACGACACTGAAGCAGTGGAAGTTTTCAAACAAGTTGTTCAAGCTAAACCCGATTTTGTTCCTGGGTGGTACTTTTTAAGTTTAGCAAATCAGAAGTTAGGAAACTTAGATCAGGCATTGTTGGATGTTGGTCAGGCTATATTTCATCAAAATTCAGTTAAGTCTCAGACCATTAGTCCTAATCTTTACGGATTGAAGGGTAATTTATTATCTAATTTGAAAAGGTACAAAGAAGCTATACAGGCAATAGATCAGGCTATCCTAGTTGATCCCCGTGCTATTTTTTATGTTATAAGGGGGGATATACATAATAATTTAGGAGATAAGCGGGAGGCAATGGATGATTATACTCAAGCCCTTGATCTGAATCCCAATGTTGCCTATACCTACACTGCCAGGGGATCTGTTCGCAAAGAGTTGGGAGACAGCAAGGGAGCAATAGATGATTACACCCAGGCTCTTAGGCTAAATTCTGATGGGGTGGTAATCTGGGACATAAGAAATGGAAAATAG
- a CDS encoding COP23 domain-containing protein → MKLSLFFSGLAVTLTTLNINVYPAFSQSGYEVNFPDEVTFSCQEMFDPVMKAKLPMTVAWVPERKGYVRFITWKSKLFGQQWNPSSRCRVVSSRFEQSYQMGSLQYLTAGTTNGYPIVCATTLGGSCNSENQLFTMEYTRNPWEVLGSLISIMTGSTSGTIMQSAETSTYLSVTNYIKNAPIITVDDLR, encoded by the coding sequence ATGAAACTATCATTGTTTTTCTCCGGGTTAGCGGTGACTTTAACTACATTAAATATAAATGTTTATCCGGCATTCAGCCAGTCAGGATATGAGGTCAATTTTCCCGATGAAGTCACATTTTCGTGCCAAGAAATGTTTGATCCCGTCATGAAGGCGAAATTACCAATGACTGTAGCCTGGGTTCCAGAACGTAAAGGTTATGTGAGATTTATTACTTGGAAATCCAAATTATTTGGTCAGCAATGGAATCCTAGTAGTCGTTGCAGGGTAGTATCTAGCAGATTCGAGCAATCTTACCAAATGGGGAGTCTACAGTATTTAACTGCGGGAACCACCAATGGCTATCCAATAGTTTGTGCGACAACCCTTGGGGGTAGTTGTAATAGCGAGAATCAACTATTCACTATGGAGTATACACGCAACCCTTGGGAAGTATTGGGATCTCTTATATCTATAATGACAGGAAGTACCTCTGGCACTATTATGCAATCAGCGGAAACGAGTACTTATTTAAGTGTAACCAATTATATAAAAAATGCACCAATTATCACTGTGGATGATTTAAGATAA
- a CDS encoding ABC transporter ATP-binding protein, with the protein MHHRNCLEVRNLRVEFSGDGAQVQAIDGISFDVPQGQTLGIVGESGSGKSVTALAIMGLLPYPGRVTGGQILFRNQKNAQPLDLLALPSREIQLYRGGDMAMIFQEPMTSLNPVYNIGFQLTEAIERHQNVTLAEAKRIAIARLQEVKLLPKDENIKQQYLENWHQTHPKTPLPNDYQLAQLVKEYKMAMLERYPHELSGGQLQRVMIAMGICCNPSLLIADEPTTALDVTVQATIMELMRELQKSRNMAMIFISHDLGLVAEIADQVAVMYKGKIVECGLASQIFTHPQHPYTKGLVACRPTLNQRPQKLLTVSDYMIVQRYPNGELIIKSKEPNIPRQITPAEIETRIDDLTRKSPLLQIHNLKVGFPVRGLLGGNKRYHIAVNGVSFDVYPGETLGLVGESGCGKTTLGRTLIRLIQPMAGKIIFEGQNITNFSGTQLQTLRKQMQIIFQNPFSSLDPRMKIGEAIMEPLLIHSVGKTKQQRQEIVVQLLERVGLSANDMNRYPHQFSGGQRQRICIARSLALNPKFIICDESVSALDVSVQAQVLNLLKELQQEFQLTYIFISHDLSVVKFMSDRILVMNEGKIVEVGTSESIYHQPREEYTKKLIAAIPQGNINY; encoded by the coding sequence ATGCACCATAGGAATTGTTTGGAAGTTCGCAATTTGCGAGTGGAATTTTCCGGGGATGGTGCCCAGGTACAAGCTATCGATGGCATTAGTTTTGATGTACCCCAAGGTCAAACCCTGGGAATAGTTGGTGAGTCCGGTAGTGGTAAATCAGTCACAGCTCTGGCAATTATGGGTTTATTGCCATACCCCGGTCGGGTAACTGGAGGACAAATTTTATTCCGCAATCAAAAAAATGCCCAACCGCTGGATTTATTAGCTCTACCGTCACGGGAAATCCAGCTTTACCGTGGTGGGGATATGGCAATGATTTTTCAAGAACCAATGACTTCCCTCAACCCGGTTTATAACATTGGTTTTCAATTAACAGAAGCAATTGAGCGCCATCAAAATGTCACCCTAGCTGAAGCTAAAAGAATTGCGATCGCCCGATTACAGGAAGTAAAGCTATTACCCAAGGATGAAAACATTAAACAGCAGTATTTAGAAAACTGGCATCAAACCCATCCCAAAACCCCACTACCCAATGATTATCAATTAGCACAGTTGGTGAAAGAGTATAAGATGGCAATGCTAGAACGCTACCCCCATGAGTTGTCAGGAGGTCAGTTGCAAAGAGTCATGATTGCCATGGGGATTTGTTGTAATCCATCTTTGTTAATTGCTGATGAACCAACAACCGCTTTGGATGTAACAGTGCAAGCGACAATTATGGAACTGATGAGAGAACTCCAAAAAAGTCGTAACATGGCTATGATTTTCATCAGTCATGATTTAGGACTAGTTGCTGAAATTGCCGATCAAGTAGCAGTGATGTATAAAGGTAAAATTGTCGAATGTGGTTTGGCATCACAAATTTTCACCCATCCCCAGCACCCATATACTAAAGGTTTAGTAGCTTGTCGTCCCACTCTTAACCAGCGACCACAAAAATTGCTGACGGTTTCTGACTACATGATAGTACAAAGATATCCCAATGGAGAGCTGATTATTAAGTCAAAAGAACCGAATATCCCTCGACAAATTACCCCAGCAGAAATTGAAACGCGAATAGATGATTTAACCAGAAAATCCCCACTTTTACAAATTCATAACCTCAAGGTGGGCTTTCCTGTTCGCGGTTTGTTGGGAGGTAACAAACGATATCATATAGCTGTGAATGGTGTTTCCTTTGATGTCTATCCAGGAGAAACTTTAGGTTTAGTGGGAGAATCGGGTTGCGGTAAAACTACTTTGGGTAGAACCCTGATCAGATTAATTCAACCCATGGCGGGAAAAATTATATTTGAAGGACAAAACATCACTAATTTTTCAGGAACTCAATTACAGACCCTGAGAAAACAGATGCAAATAATTTTTCAAAACCCTTTTAGTTCCCTCGACCCAAGAATGAAAATTGGTGAAGCAATTATGGAACCCTTGTTAATTCATTCCGTAGGGAAAACCAAACAACAGCGCCAGGAGATTGTTGTCCAACTTTTAGAACGAGTGGGATTAAGTGCAAATGATATGAATCGCTATCCCCATCAATTTTCTGGTGGTCAACGTCAGCGTATTTGTATAGCCCGTTCCTTGGCACTAAATCCTAAATTTATTATTTGCGATGAGTCGGTTTCCGCTCTCGATGTCTCCGTTCAAGCTCAGGTCTTAAATCTCTTGAAGGAATTACAACAGGAATTTCAATTAACTTATATTTTCATTTCCCATGATTTAAGTGTGGTTAAATTTATGAGCGATCGCATTTTGGTCATGAATGAAGGTAAAATTGTGGAGGTTGGTACGTCTGAGAGTATTTATCATCAACCTAGGGAAGAATACACAAAAAAACTAATAGCCGCCATTCCCCAAGGAAATATTAACTACTAG
- a CDS encoding sulfite exporter TauE/SafE family protein, translated as MDYLLLPVFSFFIGTIVGLTGVGGASLVTPMLIFVFQVPPSIAISSDVVAATLMKVVGGVKHWQQKTLDMEVVKWLAMGSVSGSLVGVGLLHQLRTNGYEMDSLLLKLLGIMILIVTLTALAQMVIITLFPQVNFPEPPKLNVKTDQGRFLTLLIGVFLGFCVGMTSVSSGSMFALVLVTLFSLDAQKLVGTDITQAAILLIFTSLGHLTLGTVDWSLVLPIWIGSVPGVVLGSKLCQITPQRPLKLIIYSILVMVSWKLVV; from the coding sequence ATGGACTACTTACTGCTACCAGTTTTCAGCTTTTTTATTGGCACCATTGTGGGTTTAACGGGAGTAGGAGGCGCATCCCTGGTTACTCCTATGTTGATTTTCGTTTTTCAAGTTCCACCTTCTATTGCTATCAGTTCAGATGTTGTAGCTGCTACGCTAATGAAGGTAGTGGGTGGGGTTAAACATTGGCAACAAAAAACCCTAGACATGGAAGTGGTTAAATGGTTAGCCATGGGTAGTGTTTCTGGATCGCTGGTAGGTGTAGGTCTTTTACATCAACTTAGAACTAATGGGTATGAGATGGATAGTCTCTTATTGAAGTTATTAGGAATAATGATTTTGATAGTGACACTAACAGCATTAGCACAAATGGTAATAATCACACTGTTCCCCCAGGTCAATTTTCCCGAACCCCCTAAATTAAATGTTAAAACCGATCAAGGTCGTTTTTTAACCTTGTTAATCGGGGTCTTTTTAGGATTCTGTGTCGGTATGACTAGTGTTTCATCTGGTTCTATGTTCGCATTGGTATTGGTTACTTTGTTTAGCTTAGATGCACAAAAGTTAGTAGGTACAGATATTACCCAAGCAGCAATCCTATTAATATTTACATCCTTGGGTCACTTGACCTTGGGAACGGTGGATTGGAGTTTAGTATTACCAATATGGATAGGTTCAGTCCCAGGGGTGGTACTGGGTTCAAAACTTTGCCAAATTACTCCACAACGTCCACTTAAGTTGATTATCTACAGCATTTTGGTGATGGTTAGTTGGAAGTTAGTAGTTTAA
- a CDS encoding sulfite exporter TauE/SafE family protein: MSILAFSVLVWVGSFSAGLVGSLTGLGGGVVIVPLLTSVFGVDIRYAIGASLVSVIATSLGSASTYIRKGFTNIRLGMFLEVASTIGAVVGASIATIVSVKFLTIVLAFVLIYSAYLSQRPKTECVEVVKSDPLAEYLQLNGTYPINDGVMSYQVNSLPAGFSIMLLAGILSGLLGIGSGAFKVLAMDQAMGLPFKVSTTTSNFMIGVTAAASAGIYLSRGYIEPGLSMPVLLGVLPGAFLGARILIGAKTQTLRIIFSIILVLMALKMVYNGLTGGV; this comes from the coding sequence TTGAGTATATTGGCATTTTCTGTATTAGTTTGGGTGGGATCCTTTAGTGCTGGTTTAGTAGGTTCTTTAACCGGGTTGGGAGGGGGTGTTGTCATAGTTCCGCTATTAACTTCCGTTTTTGGGGTTGATATTCGTTACGCTATTGGTGCTTCCTTGGTTTCAGTTATTGCTACATCCTTAGGTTCAGCATCGACATATATTAGAAAGGGATTTACTAATATTCGACTAGGAATGTTTTTAGAGGTTGCTAGTACTATTGGTGCGGTTGTTGGTGCATCCATAGCTACCATTGTTTCAGTTAAATTCCTCACTATCGTTTTAGCATTTGTGCTAATTTATTCAGCATATTTATCCCAAAGACCAAAAACGGAATGTGTTGAGGTTGTCAAATCAGATCCCCTAGCTGAATACCTCCAATTAAATGGTACTTACCCCATAAATGATGGTGTAATGTCTTATCAAGTAAACTCCCTACCTGCTGGTTTTAGCATTATGTTACTAGCAGGAATTCTTTCTGGTTTACTAGGTATTGGGTCTGGAGCATTTAAAGTTTTAGCGATGGATCAAGCAATGGGTTTACCCTTTAAAGTTTCCACTACCACTAGCAATTTTATGATTGGTGTAACAGCAGCAGCTTCTGCTGGCATATATCTAAGTAGAGGATATATTGAGCCAGGCTTGTCTATGCCCGTACTGTTGGGAGTTTTACCGGGTGCTTTTTTAGGGGCCAGAATTTTAATTGGTGCCAAAACTCAAACCCTCAGAATTATCTTCAGTATCATCTTAGTATTGATGGCACTAAAAATGGTCTATAACGGTTTAACAGGGGGAGTATAA
- a CDS encoding DUF1634 domain-containing protein: MYKLNSGFRWTSSAEIEIELMGLVLIPEETDSDIEQLEQQQLDQNNSINNTNFSSEITSFCHPNKSQSEQQLENILSNLLGHGVLIASTVVFAGGMLYLIRHGFEPAEYHRFRGTPSQFCSPMGVINAIFSGSGRGIIQLGLLILISVPILRVVISFLVFMFQRKFTYVVMTLLVLATISYSLVSASL, from the coding sequence ATGTATAAATTAAATTCTGGTTTTAGATGGACTTCATCAGCGGAAATAGAAATCGAATTAATGGGACTGGTTCTGATTCCAGAAGAAACTGATTCTGATATTGAACAATTAGAGCAACAGCAGCTGGATCAAAATAACAGTATAAATAATACTAACTTTTCTAGTGAAATTACTAGTTTTTGCCATCCAAATAAGTCGCAATCTGAACAACAACTAGAAAATATCCTGAGTAATTTACTCGGACATGGTGTATTAATTGCTAGCACTGTTGTGTTTGCGGGCGGGATGTTATATTTAATCCGTCATGGTTTTGAACCTGCTGAGTATCACAGATTCAGAGGTACACCGTCGCAGTTTTGTTCACCCATGGGTGTGATAAATGCTATTTTTTCCGGTAGTGGAAGGGGGATAATTCAACTAGGACTTCTAATCTTGATTTCTGTCCCTATTTTGCGCGTGGTTATTTCCTTTTTGGTTTTTATGTTCCAGAGAAAATTTACTTACGTGGTGATGACCTTACTGGTACTTGCTACTATTAGTTATAGTTTGGTAAGTGCTTCTTTGTAA